TGAATCTGGTACAGGTTCACGGGAAGCTGCTTGTAGGAGCGGATTTCGCCGCGAATCAGGTCGGTCATGACCTCTTCATGCGTGGGGCCGAGGCAGTAGTCCCGGTCGTGGCGGTCATGAAAGCGGAGCAGTTCCTTGCCGTAGTAGTCCCAGCGGCCGGTTTCGCGCCACAGGTCCGCAGGCTGGACCATGGGCAGGAGCACTTCCATGGCTCCGGCGCGGTCCATTTCCTCGCGCACGATGGCTTCGACCTTGTTCAGGGAACGCAGGCCAAGGGGCAGAAAATTGTAGATGCCGCTGGTGAGCTTGCGGATCATGCCCGCGCGGATCAGCAGCTTGTGGGAGATGACCTCGGCCTCGGAGGGCGCCTCCTTCAGGGTCGGAACATAGTATCGGGAAAGTCGCATTTACTTGTTTCTCCTTTCTTGCAGAAAGCTCTGAATTTCTCTCATGAATTCGGGCAGCAGGTTGCCTTTGCCCTTGACCTTGCGGACAACCTCGCCCTTGCGGAAAATTATGCCCAGATCGCGGCCTCCGGCAATGCCGATGTCGGCCTCGCGTGCTTCGCCCGGGCCGTTGACCACGCAGCCCATCACGGCCACGGTAAAGACTTCCTCGACTCCGCGCAGGGCCTCTTCGACCTGTTCGGCAAGGGATATGAGGTCGATTTCGGTTCTGCCGCAGGTGGGGCAGGAAACGATCTCCGGGCCGCGTTCGCGCAGGCCGAGCGAGCGCAGGATTTCCCAGCATACACCGATTTCGGCCACGGGGTCGTGGGTCAGGGATACGCGCATGGTGTCGCCGATGCCCTCGGCAAGCAGGAGTCCCAGACCGACGGACGATTTGACCGCACCCCGGACAAGGGTGCCTGCTTCGGTCACGCCAATGTGCAGGGGATAGTCGCATTTTTCGGACATGAGCCGATACGCGGCAACCGTGGTGAGCACGGACGAGGACTTCAGGGAAATCTTGGTGTCATGAAAGCCGCGCTTTTCCAGCATGGCCACATGCCGCAGGGCGGAGTCGACCATGGCTTCGGGCGTGGGACCGCCGTACTGGCGGAGCAGGTCCTTTTCAAGGGAGCCGCCGTTCACGCCGATGCGGATGGGGGCTCCCTGATCTGCGGCAGCGCGTACAACCGCGTCCACCTTGTTCTCGCCGCCGATGTTGCCTGGGTTGATGCGCAGCGCATCCATGCCCGCCTCAAGCGAGGACAGGGCCAGACGGTAGTCGAAATGGATGTCCGCCACCAGCGGAACGGGCGATTGGGCACGGATTTGTCGAAGTGCCTGTGCGGCTGTGTCATCGGGAACGGCAAGGCGGACGATTTCGCAGCCTGCCTCGGCCAGTTGGTTGATCTGGGCCAGTGTAGTCTGCACGTCGCGGGTGTCGGTGTTGCACATGGACTGGACCCGAACCGGGTTGTCTCCGCCGATGCCCACGCCGCCGATGCTTACGGCCCGTGTTGGCTTGCGTTTCATAAGGGCAGAGACGTTACTTCATTTCCCGGCGCAAGCCAAGCGTGGCGCGCAGGAGTGGCCCGTGGCTTGCCAGTGGAAAGGACGTATGCGTATCGGTTTGAAAGTGCAGAAAAAAAAGCCCCGGTTCGCAGGAACCGGGGCTTTGACGTTCATGTCAGCGGCAGGGAATTACTTCCTGCCTTTTTTCTTGCCCTTCCTGGGAGCAGGCTTGGCAGCCTTTTCCGTGGTCGGGGCAGTTTCTTCCTTGGGCTCCTCGACCTTGGCCTCGGGAGCAGGTTCGGCCTTGGCCTCGGGAGCAGGCTCGGGCTTGGCCTCGGGAGCAGGCTCGGGCTTGGCCTCGGGAGCAGGCTCGGGCTTGGCTTCGGCCTTTGCCTCGGGAGCCGGGGCAGCCTTCTTCTTTCTGGGCTTGGGCGGCTCGCCGTGTTCGGTCATCATGATCTTTTCGACCAGAGGCTTGCGATGCACATCCTTCATGTGGATGGCCTTGACCGGACAGAGGTCCTCGCAGATGCCGCAGTAGATGCAGGCGTGCGGGTCGCATTCCCACAGGCCCGTGGACTTGTCCACCACGATGCATTGGGACGGACACTTGCGCGAGCAGGTGCCGCAGAAGATGCATTTTTCGATGTCGATGTACAGCTCGCCCCGGTATTTCGGGAACGGGTCCCGAACCTCGAACGGGTATTTGCGCGTCGCCGGCTTGGAGAGCAGGTTCTTGAGTACGTTGGGCGTAAACAGCATATCGGTCCCTCCTTAGCGTTCTGTGCAGCTGATGCACGGGTCGATGGACAGGACGATAACCGGTACGTCCGCCAGTTCGCATTCCGGAAGCATGGTCAGCAGCGGCGGAATGTTGGCGAAAGTGGGCGTCCGGATACGCAGGCGTTCAAGGTGCTTGGTGCCGTTGCTGCGGATGTAGTACATGCACTCGCCGCGAGGCTGTTCCACGCGGGTGTAGATTTCGCCACCCTCGGGCGGATTGCCCTTGACCTTCACGTTGATGTCTCCCTCGGGCAACTTGCTGATGGCCTGGCGTACGAGATCGATGGACTGGAGCACTTCGCGGAAGCGCACCGTGGAGCGCGACCAGCAGTCGCCGTCCGGCTCGACAACGGGTTCGAAGTCGAGCTGGGAGTAAGCACCATAGCCGAGCATGCGGGCGTCCTGAGCCACGTTGGAACCACGCAGGGTCGGACCGGCCGCGCCGAGTTCGATGGCCTGCTCCGGAGTCATGACGCCGATGCCCTTGGTCCGGGACTTGACGGTGTAGTCGTCCAGAATGGTGGGCTGGATCGCCTTGAGCTGCTTTTCCACGTCGTCCAGCTCGGTCAGAATCCAGCGAATCTGGTCCGGGCTGAGGTCGGCGCGGACGCCGCCGATTACGTTCACGGACACGATCACGCGGTTGCCCGCAGTGGCTTCGTTGATGTCCATGATCTTTTCACGGATTTTCCAGAACTGCATGAACAGGGCTTCGAAGCCGAACGCATCGGCAAAGAGGCCGAGCCACAGCAGATGGCTGTGCATGCGGTGCAGTTCGCTCCAGACGATGCGGAGCAGCTCGGCGCGAGGCGGAACCTCGATGTTCATGAGCTCTTCGATGGTCTGGGAGTAGCAGGTGGCGTGAATCATGGAACAGATGCCGCAGATGCGTTCGCACACCTGAATCATGTGATGGTAATCGCGAATGGAACAGAGCATTTCCAGACCGCGATGGATGTAGCCAAGGGCCGGGACAGCTTCCTTGACGATTTCGTCCTCCACCTTGAGCGTCAAGTGAATGGGCTCGGGCAGGACGGGATGCTGCGGGCCGAAAGGAATAACAGTACTCGCCATATCGGCCTCCCTAGTTTTTCGGCTCGATCTTGACGTTGTTCACCAGGGGAACCGTGGTGACTTCGGAGTCAAGAAGGAGGGTGCGGTTGAAGTCAACGACCAGACCGTCGAACTTGACGTTCCACTGGTCCTGGATTTCGTTCTCGACGAGCATGGCGCAGAAGTAGACGCCGGAAACGCTCGGAATGGGCTTTTCCTTGTCCACGACCAGACGCAGATGCGCTTCATCGAGATCCTTATCGAAATGGTACATGATGCCCAGTTCCTTCTCGCCCACTGCGTAGGTGCTGAAGGTCACGAGCCTGTACCCGTCGTTTTTCATCTTCATGACTTCGTTGACGATGGCGTCAACAGTCACTTCGGTAACATTGCTTATCACGGCGAATCACCTCTTTGAGGAGGGCCTAACCGGCCTCTTCCACCTTTTGCGCGAACTTCTGGAGGCCAGCGACCACACCGTCAATGATGGCTTCGGGCTTGGCCGGGCAACCGGGCACGTAGACATCCACGGGGATGACCTTGTCGATGCCGCCCACCACGTTGTAGCAGTCGCGGAACACGCCGCCGCTGTTGCCGCATGCGCCGATGGCGATGACGGCCTTGGGTTCGGGCATCTGATCGTAGAGGTTCTTGAGTACCTTCTTGTTGCGGTGGTTTACGGTGCCGGTGACCAGGAGCACGTCCGCGTGCTTGGGGTTGCCGACGTTGACGATGCCGAACCGCTCGATGTCGTAGAGCGGTGTCAGGCAGGCCAGTACTTCGATATCGCAGCCATTACAGCTCCCGCAATCAAAGTGCATGATCCACGGGGATTTGGCGCGAGACTTCTTGATGAACGAGCTGAACATAGTGGTTACCCCGCGTACAGCCAGATGAGGTTAACAACGGACATGCCCATGCCGATGAGCCAGACGCGCTTGAGCATCCAGCGCCAGGTCATGCGGGCCATGGTGTTGTCCACCAGCACTTCGAGGAAGTATGTGGCGACCAGCAGAACGGCCATCCACACCACGTTGGTGGACCAGAAGATCGCACACAGGCCGAGGACCAGAATGGTCTCGTACCAGTGGGCCAGTTCGACCAGACCCAGATAGGGACCGGAGAACTCGGTCAGGACGCCCTTGACGAGCTCCTGATGGCCGTGATGCGAAGTGGAGAAGTCGAAGGGCGACTTCCGCAGCTTGATGGTCAGGGCATATCCCAGCGCGATGTACAGCAGGGGCAGTTTGGCCAGCATTGGGGAATCCAGGGCCCAGACAGCTTCGAGCTTGAAGCTGCCGGTGGTCAGGAAGATGCCCACGAACACGAGGATCAGAATCGGCTCGTAAGCCAGAATCTGGATCAGCTCGCGCTGTGCGCCGACCTGGGAATAGGGCGACTTGGCGGCAAGTGCACCCATGACCAGAAACACGGCGCCGATGGCCTGCACAAAGAAGATCAGGAGCAGGTCGCTCTGGGCGAAGAACAGCCCCACGGACACGGCCGCGGCGATCATGTACACCCATGCGCAGAGAACCTGCCACTGGTTGACGACCATTTTTTCCTTACCGAACAGCTTGGCCACGTCATAGAAGGGCTGCAGGATGGGCGGGCCCTGACGGGATTGGAACCAAGCGGTCAAGCGCCTGTCGAGTCCGGCGATCAGGCCGCCGAGCACGGGAGCGATGATGATACCGAGTATTGCGAGAATGATAGCTTTCATTACAGCGCCCCTCCCATCATGAGCACGATCAGGGCTATGGCTACTGCATTCGCGGCTGCGGTGATCTTGTTTTCACCGAAAAGCTCGCCGAGATACATGTTTCCGGCCGAGAAGGACACGGGCTGGTCCATGGGGCCGTTGTAGCTGCCGGGAGTTTCAACATTGGAACCGGATACGTAGGGAGCCACTTCCTTGGCCTTGCGCCAGCCCGAGGTGGCCTTGAGCGCGAAGAGCAGGCCCACGCCGAGGACCAGGAACAGCGGGTAGACAGCGAAGCCGCCCTGCGTGCTGGAGAGCACGCCGAGGCTGACCTGGAAGGGAGCGCCTTCCGGGAACAGGGGGGCGATCAGGCCGGAGTAGATCACCGGAGCAATCAGGGCCAGAACCACGGAGCCGATGACAAGGATGGTCAGGGGCAGACGGGTCAGGGTTGCCTGGGATTCGGGCTGTGCGCCGCGTTCACGGGTGCCCATGAGCAGGCCGCCCCAGCGGGCCCAGTACACGACGGTCAGGGCGGAGCCCATGGCCATGAGCACGACCGGGATCAGGAACTGGGAAGCCGCCTCGATGGCCATCCACTTGGACATGAGCACGCCGAACGGAGGGAGCAGCATGGTCAGGATGCCCACGATGGTGATGACCGTGGTGCGGGGCATGCGGGCGTACAGGCCGCGCATGTCTTCCACGTCCCGGGAACCGATGCCGTGTTCGATGGTGCCCACGCAGAGGAACAGCAGGGACTTGGACACGGCGTGGAAGATGATCAGCATGATGGCTGCGGTGATGGCCAGCGGAGTGTTGATGCCGGCACAGGCGATGATCAGGCCGAGGTTCGAGATGGTCGAGTAGGCCAGAATCTTCTTGCCGTTGGACTGGCCGATTGCCAGCGCGGCACATGCCACGAAGGTGAAGGCTCCGCAAAGCGCGATGCCGTAGCTGAGGAAGGTTCCGGCATAGGCCGGGGCAAACCTCAGGATGACGTACACGCCAGCCTTGACCATGGTGGAGGAGTGCAGCAGCGCGGAGACCGGGGTCGGAGCGACCATGGCGCCGAGCAGCCAGCTCTGGAACGGCATCTGTGCGGCCTTGGTGAAGCCTGCCAGACAGATGAACCCGAGGCCGGTGAGCATGATGGCGCCCTGCGGGCCAGCGGCCAGAATCGCCTGAATGGAGACCGTGCCGAGCTTGGCTTCCATCAGGATCATGCCGATGACGAAGGCCAGACCGCCGAGGGAGTTCATCCACAGGGCGCGGGTGGCGTTCCTGGTGGCGATTTCGGTTTCGTCATGCCCGATGAGCATGAAGGAACAGAACGTGGTCACTTCGAAGAAGAAGTAGAGCCACAGGATGTTGTTCGCCAGGACCAGGCCGTTCATGGCTCCCAGGAACAGCACCAGAAAGAAGAAGAAGCGGGGCTGCTTGGACTTCGTCAGGTGCAGATGCTCTTCGTGCTCCTTCATGTACGGGATGGCGAAGATGCAGATGAGGGAACCCACGATGGAAATGATGGCCACCATGATCAGGGACAGGTTGTCCCCGTACAGTGCCGGAATTTCCATGCCGTGGTCGATGGTTGCTTCAAGCCAGAGCAGCAGCACGAACTGGGCTGCCACGAAAATCTGGATGAGCAGGTTTTTGAGTTTCAAGCCGTAAAAGAACATGATCACGAGCAATGCGAAATCCAGGACAGTGATCAACACGTCCCAGCTCATGATACCGAGGAACGAACCCGGAGAGTACGTGAACTCTCCCTGGGCCAGCAGGCCCAGCGATGCCACCGTCAGAATGGCTCCTGTGGCGGTCACCGTCAGGCTCCGTACCGCGCGCGACCGCACAAAATAGCAAACCAGTGCGGCGGCAACGGGCAGGAGAATGAGAAGTAACAGCAGATTCGACATGACGACCTCGTTTCAAAGGTTTTGACACGAGTACAATCGAACACCCTTAATCGGCTCACCTCCAACCGATTGTCAGTGCAGTTGCACTTCACCCTTAGCCTAGTAAACATGGCCTATTATGAAATGT
Above is a window of Pseudodesulfovibrio tunisiensis DNA encoding:
- a CDS encoding NADH-quinone oxidoreductase subunit L; protein product: MSNLLLLLILLPVAAALVCYFVRSRAVRSLTVTATGAILTVASLGLLAQGEFTYSPGSFLGIMSWDVLITVLDFALLVIMFFYGLKLKNLLIQIFVAAQFVLLLWLEATIDHGMEIPALYGDNLSLIMVAIISIVGSLICIFAIPYMKEHEEHLHLTKSKQPRFFFFLVLFLGAMNGLVLANNILWLYFFFEVTTFCSFMLIGHDETEIATRNATRALWMNSLGGLAFVIGMILMEAKLGTVSIQAILAAGPQGAIMLTGLGFICLAGFTKAAQMPFQSWLLGAMVAPTPVSALLHSSTMVKAGVYVILRFAPAYAGTFLSYGIALCGAFTFVACAALAIGQSNGKKILAYSTISNLGLIIACAGINTPLAITAAIMLIIFHAVSKSLLFLCVGTIEHGIGSRDVEDMRGLYARMPRTTVITIVGILTMLLPPFGVLMSKWMAIEAASQFLIPVVLMAMGSALTVVYWARWGGLLMGTRERGAQPESQATLTRLPLTILVIGSVVLALIAPVIYSGLIAPLFPEGAPFQVSLGVLSSTQGGFAVYPLFLVLGVGLLFALKATSGWRKAKEVAPYVSGSNVETPGSYNGPMDQPVSFSAGNMYLGELFGENKITAAANAVAIALIVLMMGGAL
- a CDS encoding NADH-quinone oxidoreductase subunit B family protein; its protein translation is MFSSFIKKSRAKSPWIMHFDCGSCNGCDIEVLACLTPLYDIERFGIVNVGNPKHADVLLVTGTVNHRNKKVLKNLYDQMPEPKAVIAIGACGNSGGVFRDCYNVVGGIDKVIPVDVYVPGCPAKPEAIIDGVVAGLQKFAQKVEEAG
- a CDS encoding nickel-dependent hydrogenase large subunit, with amino-acid sequence MASTVIPFGPQHPVLPEPIHLTLKVEDEIVKEAVPALGYIHRGLEMLCSIRDYHHMIQVCERICGICSMIHATCYSQTIEELMNIEVPPRAELLRIVWSELHRMHSHLLWLGLFADAFGFEALFMQFWKIREKIMDINEATAGNRVIVSVNVIGGVRADLSPDQIRWILTELDDVEKQLKAIQPTILDDYTVKSRTKGIGVMTPEQAIELGAAGPTLRGSNVAQDARMLGYGAYSQLDFEPVVEPDGDCWSRSTVRFREVLQSIDLVRQAISKLPEGDINVKVKGNPPEGGEIYTRVEQPRGECMYYIRSNGTKHLERLRIRTPTFANIPPLLTMLPECELADVPVIVLSIDPCISCTER
- a CDS encoding NADH-quinone oxidoreductase subunit C; protein product: MKMKNDGYRLVTFSTYAVGEKELGIMYHFDKDLDEAHLRLVVDKEKPIPSVSGVYFCAMLVENEIQDQWNVKFDGLVVDFNRTLLLDSEVTTVPLVNNVKIEPKN
- the ispG gene encoding flavodoxin-dependent (E)-4-hydroxy-3-methylbut-2-enyl-diphosphate synthase; translation: MKRKPTRAVSIGGVGIGGDNPVRVQSMCNTDTRDVQTTLAQINQLAEAGCEIVRLAVPDDTAAQALRQIRAQSPVPLVADIHFDYRLALSSLEAGMDALRINPGNIGGENKVDAVVRAAADQGAPIRIGVNGGSLEKDLLRQYGGPTPEAMVDSALRHVAMLEKRGFHDTKISLKSSSVLTTVAAYRLMSEKCDYPLHIGVTEAGTLVRGAVKSSVGLGLLLAEGIGDTMRVSLTHDPVAEIGVCWEILRSLGLRERGPEIVSCPTCGRTEIDLISLAEQVEEALRGVEEVFTVAVMGCVVNGPGEAREADIGIAGGRDLGIIFRKGEVVRKVKGKGNLLPEFMREIQSFLQERRNK
- a CDS encoding 4Fe-4S binding protein, with product MLFTPNVLKNLLSKPATRKYPFEVRDPFPKYRGELYIDIEKCIFCGTCSRKCPSQCIVVDKSTGLWECDPHACIYCGICEDLCPVKAIHMKDVHRKPLVEKIMMTEHGEPPKPRKKKAAPAPEAKAEAKPEPAPEAKPEPAPEAKPEPAPEAKAEPAPEAKVEEPKEETAPTTEKAAKPAPRKGKKKGRK
- a CDS encoding respiratory chain complex I subunit 1 family protein, with product MKAIILAILGIIIAPVLGGLIAGLDRRLTAWFQSRQGPPILQPFYDVAKLFGKEKMVVNQWQVLCAWVYMIAAAVSVGLFFAQSDLLLIFFVQAIGAVFLVMGALAAKSPYSQVGAQRELIQILAYEPILILVFVGIFLTTGSFKLEAVWALDSPMLAKLPLLYIALGYALTIKLRKSPFDFSTSHHGHQELVKGVLTEFSGPYLGLVELAHWYETILVLGLCAIFWSTNVVWMAVLLVATYFLEVLVDNTMARMTWRWMLKRVWLIGMGMSVVNLIWLYAG